The Meles meles chromosome 6, mMelMel3.1 paternal haplotype, whole genome shotgun sequence genome has a window encoding:
- the DNAJA4 gene encoding dnaJ homolog subfamily A member 4, producing MARGGGQSWSSGESDGQPDERAAGETRDKMVKETQYYDILGVKPSASPEEIKKAYRKLALRFHPDKNPDEGEKFKLISQAYEVLSDPKKRDIYDQGGEQAIKEGGSGSPSFSSPMDIFDMFFGGGGRMARERRGKNVVHQLSVSLEDLYNGVTKKLALQKNVICEKCEGVGGKKGSVEKCPLCKGRGMQIHIQQIGPGMVQQIQTVCIECKGQGERISPKDRCDNCSGSKVIREKKIIEVHVERGMKDGQKILFHGEGDQEPELEPGDVIIVLDQKDHSVFQRRGHDLIMKMKIQLSEALCGFKKTLKTLDDRILMITSKSGEVIRHGDLRCVRNEGMPVYKAALEKGTLIIQFLVVFPEKHWLPQDKLPQLEALLPPRQKVRVTDDMDQVELKEFSPGEQNWRQQREAYEEDDDGPRAGVQCQTA from the exons ATGGCCCGGGGCGGCGGCCAGAGCTGGAGTTCCGGGGAGTCTGACGGGCAGCCGGACGAGCGCGCGGCCGGGGAGACCCG GGACAAGATGGTGAAGGAGACCCAGTACTATGACATCCTGGGGGTGAAGCCCAGCGCGTCCCCGGAGGAGATCAAGAAGGCCTACCGCAAGCTGGCGCTCCGGTTCCACCCGGACAAGAACCCGGATGAGGGCGAGAAG TTCAAGCTCATATCCCAGGCTTATGAAGTGCTTTCAGACCCAAAGAAGAGAGACATCTATGACCAGGGCGGCGAGCAGGCCATCAAGGAAGGAGGCTCGGGCAGCCCCAGCTTCTCTTCGCCCATGGACATCTTCGACATGTTCTTCGGGGGCGGGGGACGGATGGCTCGAGAGAGGAGAG GCAAGAACGTTGTCCATCAGCTGTCTGTAAGTCTCGAAGATTTGTATAATGGAGTCACAAAGAAGCTGGCCCTCCAGAAAAACGTAATTTGTGAGAAATGTGAAG GCGTCGGCGGGAAGAAGGGATCTGTGGAGAAGTGCCCCCTGTGCAAGGGCCGCGGCATGCAGATCCACATCCAGCAGATCGGGCCGGGCATGGTGCAGCAGATCCAGACCGTGTGCATCGAATGCAAGGGCCAGGGCGAGCGCATCAGCCCCAAGGACCGCTGCGACAACTGCAGCGGCTCCAAGGTGATCCGCGAGAAGAAGATTATCGAGGTGCACGTGGAGAGAG GTATGAAAGATGGGCAAAAGATTCTGTTTCATGGAGAAGGAGACCAGGAGCCTGAGCTGGAGCCTGGCGATGTCATAATTGTGCTTGATCAGAAGGATCATAGTGTCTTTCAGAGGCGCGGCCACGACTtgatcatgaaaatgaaaattcagctTTCTGAAGCCCTCTGTGGCTTCAAGAAGACACTAAAAACGCTGGATGATCGCATCCTCATGATCACGTCCAAGTCGG GCGAGGTGATCCGGCACGGGGACCTGAGGTGTGTGCGCAACGAAGGGATGCCCGTCTACAAAGCAGCCCTGGAGAAGGGGACTCTGATCATCCAGTTCCTC GTCGTCTTTCCCGAGAAACACTGGCTGCCTCAGGACAAGCTCCCGCAGCTGGAGGCCCTGCTGCCCCCGCGGCAGAAGGTGAGGGTCACGGACGACATGGACCAGGTGGAGCTGAAGGAGTTCAGCCCGGGCGAGCAGAACTGGCGGCAGCAGCGGGAGGCCTACGAGGAGGACGACGACGGGCCGCGGGCCGGGGTGCAGTGCCAGACGGCGTGA